One Eubacteriales bacterium mix99 genomic window carries:
- a CDS encoding extracellular solute-binding protein codes for MKKWKSISAILLCMLLLAATACKSGTSDKKPGGATATPGASEAPVKGSVLKKYPMLKNLDLDGTLKPGMYKGKKIVVATSAGDYEKSMKVYKQLFHELTGGEVEIQSFPDQLFEKAQMALNTGGQFDVIVMPIAYIHSFAYSGLLADLTKMLSSKASPGYDPDDFLPGLYDTYANYNHMIVALPFKPDAQMLFYRKDLFEDETQKKNFQAKNGRELTVPETPEEMLDVAKFFTKSMNSDSPVQYGYSTMLNKPNSRFSWFNRLGYYGGSEVGDHFEPGFTNGSGEKALQFQVDLVKCAPEDALTFDWDTSNTYFAQGNAAMMEQWPGLYLTCNQEGSPTKGKVGYAVCPGKSPTLGGWAMAITGDSAEEEMAFKFCEMVTSKDGEYIKIGYTMDPCRTSNYERDIVKETSDPAFYKALMDSLSVARQLADTDIPFVSAQIADIEENSIQSVLTGDLSVKKAVDQMARQFRDAVNDVSDQLKSSKKS; via the coding sequence ATGAAAAAGTGGAAATCCATTTCAGCCATTTTGCTGTGCATGCTGCTGCTGGCTGCTACGGCATGTAAGTCCGGCACTTCCGACAAGAAACCCGGCGGCGCCACGGCAACCCCGGGTGCTTCCGAAGCCCCGGTAAAAGGTTCGGTTTTGAAGAAATATCCGATGCTGAAAAATCTTGATCTGGACGGCACATTGAAGCCCGGCATGTACAAAGGCAAGAAGATTGTCGTTGCCACCAGCGCCGGAGATTATGAAAAAAGCATGAAGGTGTACAAACAACTGTTTCATGAACTCACCGGCGGCGAGGTGGAAATACAGTCTTTTCCGGACCAGCTGTTTGAAAAGGCACAGATGGCCCTCAATACCGGCGGCCAGTTTGACGTGATTGTCATGCCCATTGCCTATATTCATTCATTTGCCTATTCCGGTCTGCTTGCTGACTTAACGAAAATGCTGAGTTCCAAGGCCAGCCCGGGGTACGATCCGGACGATTTTCTTCCCGGCCTGTACGATACTTACGCAAACTACAATCATATGATTGTCGCGCTCCCTTTCAAGCCGGATGCGCAGATGCTTTTCTACCGCAAGGATCTTTTTGAGGACGAAACACAGAAAAAGAACTTTCAGGCAAAGAATGGACGGGAACTGACCGTCCCGGAAACACCGGAGGAAATGCTGGACGTCGCTAAATTCTTTACCAAATCTATGAATTCGGATTCCCCGGTTCAGTATGGATACTCCACCATGCTGAACAAACCCAACAGCCGTTTCTCCTGGTTCAACCGGCTTGGTTACTATGGAGGCAGCGAAGTCGGCGATCATTTTGAACCGGGTTTTACGAACGGCAGCGGGGAAAAGGCCCTTCAGTTCCAGGTGGATCTGGTGAAATGTGCTCCAGAAGATGCTCTGACCTTTGACTGGGATACGTCCAACACCTATTTTGCCCAGGGCAATGCGGCCATGATGGAACAATGGCCGGGGCTGTATCTTACCTGCAATCAGGAGGGCTCTCCCACCAAAGGGAAAGTGGGATATGCGGTTTGCCCGGGCAAGAGCCCAACCCTTGGCGGATGGGCCATGGCAATCACAGGGGACAGTGCTGAGGAGGAAATGGCGTTTAAGTTCTGTGAAATGGTTACCTCAAAGGACGGCGAATATATTAAGATCGGATACACGATGGATCCGTGCCGTACTTCAAATTATGAACGTGACATTGTAAAGGAAACCAGCGATCCGGCATTCTATAAAGCACTGATGGACAGTCTTTCCGTCGCAAGGCAGCTTGCCGATACGGATATTCCGTTTGTGTCCGCACAGATTGCGGATATTGAAGAAAACTCGATCCAGTCCGTGCTGACCGGAGACCTTTCCGTGAAGAAGGCCGTCGACCAGATGGCCAGGCAGTTCAGGGATGCGGTAAACGATGTCAGTGACCAGCTGAAATCCTCCAAAAAATCATAA
- a CDS encoding carbohydrate ABC transporter permease produces MKSKKRSGHAGRVGMFIGLLVAAVFFLFPIYWAITMSFKKKGDILVTIPQFFPIRPTLENYVEIMQRSSFPTFAGNSIMVSLVTTLICVIIAAMAGYGLTRFSVSGRSQISTGIYIIRMVPGLVYTVPLYMIYQQIHLIDNRWGLILAYCTFSLPMSIWLFLSFYEEIPKEIYESASIDGCSDYRMFISIALPLVLSGVSVVAILCFIGAWNEFSLALTLTFRDAYKTLPIGINSMIQRERDTPFGSMAAVGTMAMLPAIILSLTMQKYIVKGFTAGAVKG; encoded by the coding sequence TTGAAATCAAAAAAACGTTCCGGGCACGCCGGGCGGGTTGGTATGTTTATTGGTCTGCTGGTGGCTGCAGTTTTTTTCCTGTTCCCCATATACTGGGCAATTACCATGTCCTTTAAAAAGAAGGGGGATATCCTTGTGACGATCCCGCAGTTCTTTCCCATTCGGCCAACACTGGAAAACTATGTGGAAATCATGCAGAGATCCAGTTTCCCGACGTTTGCAGGGAACAGCATTATGGTTTCCCTTGTGACCACGTTGATCTGCGTGATCATTGCTGCAATGGCAGGTTATGGACTGACGCGGTTTTCCGTATCGGGACGCAGTCAGATTTCCACCGGGATCTATATCATACGTATGGTGCCCGGGCTGGTTTACACGGTACCGCTGTATATGATCTACCAACAGATTCATCTGATTGACAACCGCTGGGGTTTGATCCTTGCATACTGTACCTTTTCCCTTCCCATGTCCATATGGCTGTTCCTCAGCTTTTATGAGGAGATCCCGAAGGAAATCTATGAATCAGCAAGCATTGACGGATGCTCGGACTACAGAATGTTTATTTCCATTGCCCTGCCGCTGGTTTTATCCGGCGTTTCCGTTGTTGCGATTCTCTGCTTTATTGGAGCCTGGAATGAGTTCAGCCTGGCACTGACGCTGACCTTCCGGGATGCTTATAAAACACTGCCCATCGGCATTAATTCCATGATCCAGAGGGAACGGGATACGCCCTTTGGTTCCATGGCTGCGGTGGGAACCATGGCCATGCTGCCTGCCATTATTCTTTCGCTGACCATGCAGAAGTACATTGTGAAGGGATTTACTGCCGGAGCGGTCAAAGGGTGA
- a CDS encoding family 43 glycosylhydrolase, with protein sequence MRFSDFCKKAGILFIALCMAFSAGCRPGKPRGEKTAVKKARKEIENDMREKIPHRTERVGSEKAETYQNPMEIKGQHGKSPFTGSGEYGIGDPFVMRYNGRYYLYPSSCENRVRVYESVDLVHWEYKGYATEGDDVYFAYAPEVVYYDGSFYMCTSPEGKGHFILKSESPLGPFRPVTDNFGHSIDGSFWITDDEDLFFLYPGENRIHSARLDPATMLPSLRKVDLNATLHGWTEGPGMFRRGKYHYLTYTGNHVLSTGYRVAYSYTGDNPFGQYIMPEDNILFLRSEQEDPFHGLGHSSNVTGPDLDSIYSPYHNLVALDGPQRRYDLDRLMTNGGLVYSTGDTSFPVPVPSMPSIYGWLDEEDPHTTESFMVSDQGILSNDRVPGVFTAEYHFRLSGEKCPVDLKFGIDGDSWWAVRVDTENNTLSLVSADHGVEKRVAMEKIRVHNYQRLCTVRVENTPEVTYVYWNGARKLALHKADIPGGKIGASGSHAIFGYIAANGEALGSGDFDGVKNLPGKFAAMHYLKGENRGFHIRKAAEKEDGLRPGEKESSMVHRNGSHSLVLNTPGDWTEYSVNAAEDGLYGVTATLGPESSGAVCQWIVDEDPGQAFSFTVPETGLEKEDLAGLHLGNLELEKGFHTLTLCLLEGELRANMFEFHNITSRDWDYDSQFSIRQDRKEWLLLGPWKMQGGKLAIKGEQDGMAVVGKPGMMDYEMDLDMEIPRKGSGESGVMFRVTNPSRMDAQVRESFTGYGLSIGEENMTFCKYNYGKIGTSRIIRLGENHSDHVRLRVVVQNNRIRIYRKGEKKPAMDFYDPRPWLYGRIGFYSFGRELTVRHLSVKPIPFTNSSIHQSEGKERKMKNTTCNPISLPVKTRDGAADPFIMRYNGWYYLYTTGEVNIWRSRDLADWTYAGTANPQKPLKAAYAPEVYYRNGQFYMYTSPAGNGHYVLRSDQPDGPFEPVTDNIGLTIDGSIFMEDDGSWYFTHAGDRGILGHSMSSPTEIDLPGKLLGSTYMGHWTEGPMILKRDGRYFLTYTGNHFQSSGYRVNYSVSGDGPLGPYRRPTNNPILINDQDSQHSLGHSSFVPGPDLDSVYIAYHCYSEGVSPRLLNLDRLSFNGSRMTVNGPTWFPMPKASLPNFALWPENDPVSHMETSKDGEWKILLSREKTQDCYTAEWNLSGGSGDTGIVCCSDGKGSDIRLLREKDGTEMKIEKHSRGTAELLGTFDLPEGFDWKVLHTIRIQFGPQRLDVFLDNMHQLTCADPGPGAGKIGYIYTGSRPEIGFTGFSDACRGSGDGQSVKPVPGQFDAIHHLPGEGEGFGGKVGTGSLPGDVRTLKLKEEGAWASYAVNVEKEGLYGVALQMRRKEKTTDDEAFQDSKLEILQDGKSLDIFSAHPQNDSQNGESRAASKGEKAGPADLSPVPLGKIRLSSGQHRLTFRFAGGRDPEILDVQLYHAESLGFPMDLPLTRKQKEMKIIGSPRFVFRAEGMKMPRRGDGKMITGSKAWTDYTVQVTVTPGSFGMGRSGLMVRSTNESYHPDQNPNAMQGYFIGMESDGISLWRMNYEDSRVMEKVPFQPEKGKEYTLRGTVRGSCIQVYLNDRKDPVISCTDPEPFLYGRIGIWSFHEEAVYRDLKAWSD encoded by the coding sequence ATGCGGTATAACGGCAGATATTATCTGTATCCCTCTTCCTGCGAAAACCGGGTCCGGGTCTATGAATCCGTGGATCTGGTTCACTGGGAGTATAAGGGGTATGCCACGGAAGGCGATGATGTGTATTTTGCCTATGCACCGGAAGTGGTATATTACGACGGATCCTTTTATATGTGCACCTCTCCGGAAGGCAAGGGCCATTTTATTCTGAAAAGTGAAAGTCCCCTGGGACCGTTTCGACCGGTAACCGATAATTTCGGACATTCCATAGATGGCTCTTTCTGGATCACGGACGATGAGGACCTGTTTTTCCTTTATCCGGGAGAAAACCGGATTCACTCAGCCCGTCTGGATCCTGCAACCATGCTGCCTTCTCTGCGGAAGGTGGATCTGAATGCCACCCTTCACGGCTGGACAGAGGGCCCCGGGATGTTCCGGCGGGGGAAGTATCATTACCTGACCTATACAGGAAATCATGTGCTCAGTACCGGATACCGGGTTGCCTATTCCTATACCGGGGACAATCCCTTCGGGCAGTATATCATGCCGGAGGATAATATCCTCTTTTTGCGGTCGGAGCAGGAGGATCCGTTTCACGGGCTGGGGCACAGTTCCAATGTGACAGGCCCGGATCTGGACAGCATTTATTCCCCCTATCATAATCTGGTTGCGCTGGACGGTCCCCAGAGAAGGTATGACCTGGACCGGCTGATGACCAACGGCGGGCTGGTTTACAGCACGGGAGACACGAGCTTTCCGGTACCGGTTCCCTCCATGCCTTCCATATATGGATGGCTGGACGAAGAAGATCCGCATACTACGGAATCCTTTATGGTTTCTGATCAGGGAATCCTGAGCAACGACAGGGTACCCGGCGTCTTTACCGCAGAGTATCATTTTCGATTGTCAGGGGAAAAATGTCCGGTGGATCTGAAGTTCGGGATTGACGGGGACTCCTGGTGGGCGGTCCGGGTGGATACGGAAAACAACACGCTTTCTCTAGTCTCGGCAGATCATGGGGTGGAGAAAAGGGTGGCTATGGAAAAGATCAGAGTCCACAACTATCAGAGATTGTGCACGGTTCGTGTGGAGAATACGCCGGAGGTGACCTATGTATACTGGAATGGCGCCCGAAAGCTGGCGCTTCACAAGGCGGATATTCCAGGGGGAAAAATCGGGGCTTCCGGCAGCCATGCCATATTCGGTTATATCGCGGCCAACGGGGAGGCTCTGGGTTCCGGGGATTTCGATGGGGTCAAAAACCTTCCCGGCAAGTTTGCCGCCATGCATTATCTGAAAGGAGAAAACCGGGGCTTTCATATCCGGAAGGCGGCAGAAAAGGAAGACGGACTGCGTCCCGGAGAAAAGGAAAGCAGTATGGTACACCGGAACGGATCCCATTCCCTGGTTCTGAACACTCCCGGTGACTGGACCGAATATTCTGTCAATGCTGCCGAAGACGGTCTTTACGGCGTTACGGCCACTTTGGGTCCGGAAAGCAGCGGTGCGGTGTGTCAATGGATTGTGGATGAAGATCCCGGCCAGGCGTTTTCATTTACGGTCCCGGAGACAGGACTGGAAAAGGAGGATCTGGCGGGGCTCCATCTTGGAAACCTGGAGCTGGAGAAGGGATTTCATACGCTGACGCTTTGCCTTCTGGAAGGGGAGCTGCGGGCAAACATGTTTGAATTTCATAACATCACATCCCGGGACTGGGATTATGACAGTCAGTTTTCCATCCGGCAGGACCGGAAGGAATGGCTGCTTCTGGGGCCATGGAAGATGCAAGGCGGAAAACTGGCGATAAAAGGTGAACAGGATGGAATGGCCGTGGTTGGCAAGCCGGGAATGATGGATTATGAAATGGATCTGGATATGGAAATTCCCCGGAAAGGATCCGGCGAATCCGGGGTCATGTTCCGTGTGACGAATCCATCCCGGATGGATGCACAGGTACGGGAATCCTTTACCGGGTATGGGCTCAGCATCGGCGAAGAAAATATGACATTCTGCAAGTATAACTATGGCAAAATAGGAACCAGTCGTATCATCCGGCTGGGGGAAAATCATTCGGATCATGTCCGGCTCCGGGTCGTCGTTCAAAACAACCGGATCCGCATTTACCGGAAAGGGGAAAAGAAACCGGCAATGGACTTTTACGATCCCCGGCCATGGCTGTACGGCCGGATTGGATTCTACAGTTTCGGAAGGGAACTGACAGTCCGCCACCTTTCTGTGAAACCAATTCCTTTCACGAACTCATCAATACATCAATCCGAAGGAAAGGAACGGAAAATGAAAAACACGACTTGCAACCCGATATCTCTTCCTGTGAAAACGCGGGATGGAGCAGCAGACCCCTTTATCATGCGATACAATGGATGGTATTACCTCTATACCACCGGGGAAGTAAACATCTGGCGTTCCCGGGACCTGGCGGACTGGACCTATGCGGGCACGGCCAATCCTCAAAAACCGCTGAAGGCAGCGTATGCGCCTGAGGTTTATTACCGGAACGGACAGTTTTACATGTATACGTCTCCTGCGGGGAACGGTCATTATGTTCTCCGTTCGGATCAGCCGGACGGTCCCTTTGAACCTGTAACGGACAACATTGGCCTGACGATCGACGGTTCGATTTTCATGGAAGATGACGGATCCTGGTATTTTACCCATGCAGGCGATCGGGGGATCCTGGGCCATTCCATGTCGTCTCCCACGGAGATTGATCTCCCGGGGAAGCTGCTGGGCTCCACGTATATGGGACACTGGACGGAAGGCCCCATGATCCTGAAGCGGGATGGGCGATACTTTCTGACCTATACCGGCAATCATTTCCAGAGCAGCGGGTACCGGGTGAATTATTCCGTTTCCGGGGATGGGCCACTGGGACCGTATCGCCGGCCGACAAATAATCCAATATTGATCAATGATCAGGATTCCCAGCATTCTCTGGGTCACAGTTCCTTTGTTCCCGGCCCGGATCTGGATTCCGTTTATATTGCCTATCATTGCTATTCGGAGGGCGTTTCTCCCAGACTGCTGAATCTGGATCGGCTTTCCTTCAATGGCAGTCGCATGACGGTAAACGGTCCCACCTGGTTTCCCATGCCGAAGGCGTCTCTGCCGAATTTTGCCCTGTGGCCGGAGAACGATCCGGTATCCCATATGGAAACGTCGAAGGACGGCGAATGGAAGATTTTGTTATCCCGGGAAAAGACGCAGGATTGTTATACTGCGGAATGGAACCTGTCCGGAGGAAGCGGGGATACCGGGATTGTTTGCTGCAGCGATGGGAAAGGTTCAGACATCCGCCTGCTCCGGGAAAAGGACGGGACGGAGATGAAAATTGAAAAGCACAGCAGGGGCACTGCGGAGCTTTTAGGGACCTTCGATCTGCCGGAAGGATTTGACTGGAAGGTGCTGCATACAATCCGGATCCAGTTCGGTCCGCAGAGGCTGGATGTCTTTCTGGACAATATGCATCAGCTGACATGTGCCGACCCCGGTCCGGGTGCCGGAAAAATCGGATATATCTACACCGGTTCCCGGCCGGAGATTGGCTTTACGGGCTTTTCCGATGCTTGCCGGGGATCGGGAGACGGGCAGTCAGTCAAGCCCGTACCAGGGCAATTTGATGCCATTCATCATTTGCCCGGGGAAGGTGAAGGCTTTGGCGGGAAGGTTGGGACAGGCAGCCTGCCGGGGGATGTTCGGACTTTGAAGCTGAAGGAAGAAGGAGCCTGGGCATCCTATGCGGTGAATGTGGAAAAAGAAGGTCTCTATGGGGTGGCGCTTCAGATGCGCCGAAAGGAAAAGACGACAGATGATGAGGCTTTTCAGGACAGCAAACTGGAGATCCTTCAGGATGGAAAAAGTCTTGATATTTTTTCCGCCCATCCGCAAAACGATTCGCAAAATGGGGAAAGCAGGGCAGCCTCAAAGGGAGAAAAGGCAGGCCCGGCGGATCTTTCCCCCGTTCCGCTGGGGAAAATACGGTTATCCTCCGGCCAGCACCGCCTTACCTTCCGGTTTGCCGGAGGGCGGGATCCGGAGATTCTGGACGTGCAGCTGTATCATGCGGAGAGTCTTGGTTTTCCCATGGATTTGCCGCTGACAAGGAAGCAAAAGGAAATGAAGATCATCGGCAGCCCACGCTTTGTTTTCCGTGCAGAGGGAATGAAGATGCCCCGCCGTGGCGACGGGAAGATGATCACAGGCAGTAAGGCATGGACGGATTACACGGTGCAGGTTACTGTGACGCCGGGCTCCTTTGGTATGGGAAGATCCGGACTGATGGTGCGTTCCACCAACGAATCCTATCATCCCGATCAGAATCCCAATGCCATGCAGGGCTATTTTATAGGGATGGAAAGCGACGGGATTTCCTTGTGGCGGATGAATTACGAAGATTCCAGGGTGATGGAGAAAGTGCCCTTCCAGCCGGAAAAGGGAAAAGAGTATACCCTTCGGGGAACCGTACGGGGCAGCTGCATTCAGGTATATTTGAACGACCGGAAGGATCCCGTTATTTCCTGCACGGATCCGGAGCCTTTTCTGTATGGGCGGATTGGCATCTGGTCTTTTCATGAGGAAGCCGTTTACAGGGATCTGAAGGCCTGGTCGGATTAG
- a CDS encoding sugar ABC transporter permease, with amino-acid sequence MRDRKHRSGMVRQTNLSTRLAPVVFLGPAIILLILISVVPLCYSLYLSTQNYNLSMPNRPMKFVGLENYRTMLLKPAFRESLGWTLIFSSVSVVFETVLGLGIALMLHSDSTKRYSAPFKTIMIIPMMIAPVVSATIWKLMYYPVYGVLNNTLTMLGINGPNWLGETFYAKIAIIIVEIWGATPFCILVYQAALNTVSTEMIEAARVDGASAGRVFFSITLPSIRNFIALVVSIRIADSLRIFDIVMQLTNGAPGSTTETIGTTIYKAAFRYYQVGQGSAGAFLFFIVISIVSLLSMMLMRKRED; translated from the coding sequence ATGAGAGACAGGAAACATAGAAGCGGGATGGTTCGGCAGACAAACCTTTCCACAAGACTCGCACCGGTGGTATTTCTGGGGCCGGCCATTATTCTGTTGATTCTGATTTCTGTTGTGCCATTATGTTATTCACTGTATCTGAGCACACAAAACTACAATCTTTCCATGCCAAATCGGCCGATGAAGTTTGTCGGGCTGGAGAACTACCGCACCATGCTCTTAAAACCTGCGTTTCGGGAATCTCTGGGCTGGACGCTGATCTTTTCCTCGGTGTCGGTGGTGTTTGAAACCGTCCTCGGTCTGGGCATTGCCCTGATGCTGCACAGTGACAGCACAAAAAGATATTCGGCGCCGTTCAAGACCATTATGATTATCCCGATGATGATTGCGCCGGTGGTATCGGCAACCATCTGGAAACTGATGTACTATCCGGTATATGGCGTGTTGAACAACACATTGACCATGCTGGGAATCAATGGTCCGAACTGGCTCGGCGAAACGTTTTATGCGAAGATTGCCATTATCATTGTGGAGATCTGGGGGGCAACGCCCTTTTGCATTCTGGTATATCAGGCGGCGCTGAATACCGTATCCACGGAAATGATCGAAGCAGCCAGGGTGGACGGAGCCTCGGCAGGCCGGGTTTTCTTCAGCATTACCCTGCCGAGCATCCGGAATTTCATTGCATTGGTGGTGTCCATCCGGATTGCGGATTCCCTGCGGATATTTGACATCGTCATGCAGTTGACAAACGGGGCCCCCGGATCCACCACGGAAACCATCGGAACTACGATTTACAAGGCAGCGTTCCGGTATTATCAGGTAGGGCAGGGGTCGGCCGGTGCATTCCTGTTCTTTATCGTCATATCCATCGTATCATTGCTGTCCATGATGCTGATGAGAAAACGGGAAGACTAA